CGCCCCCGGCACCCTGAACTTCGGGCTCGACGGATCCTTCGCGACCTACCTGGGGTGGCTCATCCCGTGGGGGACGCCGGTCACGCTGCTCGGCGAGACCGCCGATCAGGTCGCCCAGGCGCAACGGGAGATGGTCCGGATCGGCATCGACCGGCCCGCGGCCGCGGCCACCGGCGGACCACGGCGGTGGACCGACGGGCCGCTCGGCACCGTCGAGCGGGCGACGTTCGCCGACCTGGCTCAGGTCCGGCATCACCGCCGCGTCACCGTCCTGGACGTGCGGCGCAATCTGGAGCGGTCCGAATCGCACATCGACGGCGCCCTGCACATCCCTCTGCACGATTTGCTACGTCGGGTCGACGAGATCCCCGCCGGTGAGCTGTGGGTGCACTGCGCAGCCGGCTACCGGGCCTCGATCGCCGCCTCGATCCTGCTGGCCCGAGGACACCAGGTGGTCGCCGTCGACGACGACTACACCAACGCGGCGGGCGCCGGCCTGCCCGTCATTGTCGGTACGTGAGCGAGGCGTCCGATGGTGGTGCTCGTCGCGATCCTGGCCGGGGCGCTGATCGGCCTGAGCCTGGGCGCGCTCGGCGGCGGCGGATCGATTCTCACGGTCCCGGCCCTGGTGTACCTGGTCGGGATGGACACCCGCGCGGCGACGACGGGGTCGCTGGTCATCGTCGGGGTCACCGCGGTGGTCGGGATGCTCGCCCACCGCCGGGACGGGCACGTCCGCATGCTGCAGGGCGTGGTCTTCGGGCTGGTGGGTGCCGCGGGGGCGGTCGCCGGCACCCGACTGTCGCTGGCCGTGGCCCCGGAAGTGCTGCTTGCCGGGTTCTCCGTGCTGATGCTGGCCGTGGCGGGCATCATGCTCACCCGCCGTCGGGTGCCGGCCGGCAGCGGCGGCCCGAGTATGGCCGAGCGCATCCCGCTCGACGTGCCGATCATCACCTTCAAGCCCCGCTTCATCTGCGCCTGCCCCCGCGCCGCGAAGGTGGTCGTCGCCGCGCTGGCGGTCGGACTGATGACCGGGTTCTTCGGCGTGGGCGGCGGTTTCCTGGTGGTGCCGGCGCTCGTGCTGGCCCTGGACTTCCCGATGCCGGTGGCCGTGGGCACGTCGCTGCTGGTCATCGCGATGAACAGCGCCACGTCCCTGGTGGCCCGGGCGGGCTCCGGCCTCGAGATCGACTGGACCGTCATCGCCCTGTTCACCGGGGCCGCCGTCATCGGCAGCCTGCTCGGGGCCCGGATCGTGACGAAAGTCCGCCCGCAGACCCTGCAGATCGCGTTCGCCGGGCTGATCATCGCCGTCGGCCTCTACACCGCCGCCCGCAGCTTCCCCGCGCTGCTGGGCTGACGCCTCCGGACCCGCGGCCCTGAGCGGGGTCGGCTGGGGTCGAGCCGGGTCGTCAGTCTCCGACGGCTACGACGGTGTCCGGGGTCAGGGTGACGTCAATGGTCGGCGGTTGCACGAGGGTGTTGCACGGTGCAGTGCGAGGCCACCGCCAGAAACGCATCCCGGCGTTCGGCGGGCAGCGCCGCCGGGGGCGGCGTCACGACGATGGCGATCCGGCTGACGCGGGCGGGTCGGCCGCCCTGGTGGACCAGCCGGTCGGGGCGGGTGGTACCGACACCGACCGAGCTGTTCTTCGCCGGCCCGGCCAGTTGCGTCGCGTTCTACGCTCGCCGGTACGCCTCCCGGCACCAGTCCCCGGCCGACGGCCTGCAGGTCGCGGTGACGTACGAGCTCGGCACGGTGTGCTCCCTGATACCGACGGTGAACCGGTCACCGCCCACGTGGCGGACCCTGACCTCGTCAGTCATCGCATTCGTCCCTTTTAGATCGGCGTCGGTCGACGCGGCCCTCCCCAACGCGATGGACCGCGCGGACCACCGATACCCGGCACGGTATCGACGCCGCAACGGCCGCACCTCAGGCCGAAGTCCTGAACGAGCCCTCGCGTTGGATGAGCACCAGCCGGGAGGAAGGGGCGATGGCATCAATTACGGTTCCCCGGGTTCGTGCGGAGGTTCCATCGGGTCCGTCGGCGGCGGGATGTCCCGTACCCTCGGCGGGAGCGAACCGTGACGAAGTTGATGCCAGTGCAGGTACGCGGCAACGGCTGTCGGGAGTGTGGGAAAGATCATGTCGGTACCGATTCGGTTCACCAGGCCGGCCCGGACGAGGTCACCACGCAGATCCTGTTTGACTCGGGCCATCGCGAAGGTCACCCCCCGTTGTTGGAGTTCGTCTCTCAGCTGGTCGAGGGCATCGGCTGAAGTGAGATCGATCTCCACGTTCGCCTCGGCGTTGAGCACGAACCACTCGACGCGGTGCGGCCGCTCGCCGTTCTCAGCGGTGATTCGAGCGGCCGCCTCATCAACGGTGATCGCGTTCAGGGCCCGCTGACGAAAGTCCTCCGCGTTCGCGAAGCACAGCGGCGCGTCGTACCGGTACACGACCAGGCCGGGAATCTGGCGACCCAACGGATAATCGTCGACATCATGCCTCCCGGCGATGCCGGGGACGTATCCCAGGATGCCGTCGTGCGGGTGAGCGAGTCGACGCAACAGATCGACCACCGACAGGGCAACGGCCACCAGCACGCCGAGGAGAATGCCGACCCCCAGCACCGCAATGGTCGTCGCCACGGCCAGCATCAGCTCGCTACGACGGAAACGACCGATCCGCCGCAACTCGCCGACATCGATCAGGCGCACCGCCGCGAAGATCACCAGGGCGCCGAGTGCCGCCTTCGGAAACGTCGCCAACAAAGGCCCGGCGACCAACAAAGTCAACAGCACCATCAGCAACGCGACCAGTGAGAACAGCTGAGTCCGACTACCGAGTGTGTTTTGCTTCTGACTTCGTGTCAGAGATCGGCGTGTTGATCAGCCAACATCCGACGACTCCTTCGACCCGTCTCGGAGGATCCGAAGATGACCCAACCCGATCGTGGCAAGGACCGTGCCGGCCGGCGCACCAAGCGGTTCCTGACGCCCTCGGAGAAGTACGAGATCTGGCTGCAACTGGTCCGGCAGGAGGTGACGATCGCCGAGGCCGCCGAGCAGCAGCAGGTCGACCGATCAACGATCATGCGGATACGCACCGTCGCCAAGGAGGGTGCGTTGGCCGCGCTCGCTGCGTCCAAGCCCGGCGTCGCGGCGGCGCAGCGGGACTACGAGATGGAGGCCGCGAAAGCCGAGATCGCCCGGCTGTCCGAGGCGGTCAAGCAGATGGCGGTCAAGCTCACCCTGGTCGAGGGAAAAGGCGGCTGGGCCTAGATGGCCGGGTCCCGCGCCGCGTCGAGGCGGCCATCAAGGATCAGCTGCTCACGCTGCTGGACCAGGCGCTGGACGCCGGCTGGTCCCTACGCGACGCGTGCGGCGTACTGGAGCTGCCCGAGCGACGCGCGTACCGCTGGTTGGACCGCCGAGCCGAGGGACGGTTGGCCGACTCGCCGCCGGGCGGGTCGCCGATGCACGGCCTGCTCGACGATGAGGTGGCCGCGGTCCTGGCCTTGTTCGACGAGTGGGGCGAGACCGACCGCAGTCATCGCAAGCTGGCCCACCGGGGCTCCTACCTGGGCCGGGTATGGGTGTCACCATCAACGGTGCGGCGAGTGTTGTTCCTGGCGGACAAGCACTTCCGGCCGCTGCCCAAGCCCGGCCGCAGCTCCAAGCGGCCGTTCCCGGAATGGGCCGAGTACAAGCCGAACAGTCTGTGGATCTACGACACAACGCACTTCACCAGGGCCGGGATGGCGGTGCTGATCGTGGAGGACCTGGTCTCCCGCAAGTGGCTGAGCACGGTCGTGTCGGCCGAGGAGACCTCGACGCAGGTGCAGGTCGGCTTCACCCGCGCCCTGCACGCCGAGGGGCTGCTACAGCTGGTCGACGCCCGGCACGACGACGGCCGCGTCGACCTGGGCGTCGACGACGAGCACCGGCCGATCCTGCTGGCGATCTCGGACAACGGCCCGCAGATGACCTCCGGGTCGACCCGCGAGTTCATGGCGTTGTGCGCGATCGCCCAGCACTTCGGCCGGCCCGGCACACCGACCGACCAGGCGTGGATCGAGAGCCTCAACGGGCACCTCAAGGCCGAGTACCCGCACCTCCTGGCCATCCGCGACCCGGCTACGCTGCGTGCCGAACTGGACCAGGTGCGGGCGCACTATAACGGGGTCCGGCTGCACCAGGGCATCGGCTACGTCTGTCCCAACGACGAACACCAAGGACGAGGAGCCCAGATCCGCAAGGCCCGCCAGGCCGGCCTGGAAACCGCCCGCCAACGACGGCTAACCTGGCACCGCGAGCACCGGAACGACCAACACCAACCACCCGCCCCGGAGCCCGACGATGTTGGCTAATCAAACGCCGAAATGCGTCATTAAGTCAGACACACGTCAAGTGCCGCGCCGAGCGCCGTTCGGCTACCGCTGGAGCTGACCGGGAAGCCGTGGAAAAGCGACGCGGAAATGTTTGCTCCCGCCAGCGCCGTCCACTCCTGGTTGGCATCCACCCGCTGCCCGGCCTTCAGTGCAAAGGCCCGACCGGTGAGGACATTGTCGGTGTAGCCGACGAACGAGATGCCGAGTGCCGGAATCATCAACACCGCCAGATCGGCGAAGTTCAGGGTCGGGAGCGACGGCGTGGGAAGGCCGGTCGGGACGGCTCCGACCACCAGGATTCCGTAGTCCTGTAACGAGAACTTGGCCTATGCCGAGGTGGCCGGCCTGCCGCCGGTCACCGGGCTGTGGGCCATCATCGGGCCTCTCGCGGTCTATGCCGTCCTCGGGACATCCCGGCAACTTTCGATCGGGCCGGAGTCGACGACCGCGCTGATGACCGCCTCGTTCTGATGCCCATCGCGGCCGGTGATCCGGCCCGGTACGCTTCACTGGCCTCGACTGCGGCCCTGCTGGTGGGTGGCCTCTGCCTGTTGGGACGGTTGGCCCGACTGGGCTTCCTGGCGGAACTGCTGTCCAAACCCGTCCTGGTTGGTTACATGGCCGGGGTCGCCGTCATCATGATCTCCGGGCAGTTGGGGAAGATCACCGGGGTGGCAGTGGAAGGTGACGAGTTCATCCCACAGATTTCGTCGTTCCTCGGCCGGCTCAACCAGTTGCATTGGCCGACGGTCACAATGGCGACAGTGCTGGTGGTGATGCTGTTCATCCTGCAGCACCTGCTACCGCGCGCGCCCGGACCACTGATGGTCGTTGCTTTCGCGGCCACCGTGGTCGCACTTGTCCTCCGGCGGCGGCACCCGGGTCGACGACACCGGGGTGGAACTCGCCCCCAGCGCGGCCGCCCGCGTCGCCGGGTACGCGTGCCTGGCCGTGTCCGGGACACTGGTGCTCTACGGGCTTTACCTGATCATCCCCCAGTTCCATTAACCAACCCCGCACCTGACAGACCCCACCCTCCCGGCACCCGATGCGGGTCTCTTTTCGTTCACGCGGCTCAGACACCCCTGGACGTTCCGGGCTGCCGGGCCTCCCGCGGTCGATATCCGGCCACCTCCGGGAGTCATGGGCAATCCCAAGGTGATGCTGGTCGCCGCGATCACCGGGTGGTACGCCGTTAGACCATGAACACCGATAGGAACAAGGCCGTCATCGCCCGGATCGACGCCCTCGGCAACGGTGACGCCGATCTCGCGGAACTGGATGAACTCTGCCAGCCCAACCTGGTCAATCATGCTCTTGCCCCGAACATGCCTGTGGGCCTTGAAGGCACCCGGCGGTTCCTGGAGCGGGCACGGCGCGAACAGAATCCAGCTCGCTGGACGTGGTCAGCGCTGGTCGCGGAGAACGACTACGTCGTCCAGTTCGGCGAGCGGGAGCAACATTGGCCCGGCGGCTCCTTCCGTGGCTTCGACACATCACCCGGGATGTTGCGGCGGGACTGCGCGTTCGCCTATCGGCTGGTCGACGGACGTCTGGCCGAACGATGGGCAATTCGAGACGACCTGGCCATGCTCATACAACTCGGCGCGATCACTCCGACCGGTGACAGGTAGCGCCGATGACGCGGACGTCGTCGGCGTCGGCGTCGATGATGGCCCGGCCCGGTCGGGTCGGCCGGGTCGGGTGAGTTCGAGGGCTCCGTCGGTTGGACGGCGGTTGCCGTACTCCGTTGCCCCGGCGGTCGCCCCGGCCATCCTCGCCGTGAGCGGCGGCCAGTACCCGGCGCTCTTCGCGTTCGCGGGTGCGTGCGCGCTGGCGTCGGCGCTGATGGTGAGCCGGGCGCGTTCGGTTCGCTCACTCACCCCGCACTGCACTGAGGCGGCGGGAAGCAGACGAGCGAACGCACCGCCCGGCGAGCGAAGGCGCGATTGTGTGCGACGAGGGCGACCCGGGGCACCGCGAGGAGTCAGTGGCCCGGGCGCTCCCGCCGCCGGCCCCAACCAAGCGTTCAGTGGCTGTCGGTCCGGGCACGCGGGTATGTGTCCTCGAGCCCGTGGTCATGAATCGCAGCGCCGAAAACCGGGCAGCGGCCGCGATCGGAATGGACATCTGGTCCCTCCTCGATGGTGGGCGTGCGGTGCGAGTCATATTCGGTCTCCTTCGGACGGCATCGGCGTCGCCGAGGTGACCTACGTCGGTGAGCGTCGTGGGTGCGCTCCTCCGGCCACAACGAACGTTGCCGTTTCCGGGACTGGAGGCGACTGATCATGGCCGGTGTCGGTCGCGGCGGGGGCCCGGTGCGTATACCGATCCGCGGCCGCGCACACCCACCGCGCCGGATCTGCCGCACGAGCGGCGAACGCTCGGGACCACCGACGACGCCGGGAGGCGGCGTGGGCGCGGCTGGGTGGCGGCTCCGGTCAGTGTGGAGTGCTGTCACCGATCGCTCGGGTGTGCGTTTCCTCTCCGTGCCGGCCGAACAGGCTGAGCACCTCGGCCGGCTCGTGCCCGGTGCTGCCGAACCAGTGCGGGATGCGGGTGTCAAACTCGACAACCTCACCCGGTTGCAGGGTGAGGTCACGGTCGCCCAAGACCAGCCGCATCCGGCCGGACAGCACGTACAGCCACTCGTGGCCCTCGTGGCTGCGCGGTTCCGGGTTCGACTTCGTCGTGGGGATGACGATCTTCCAGGCCTGGGTGGTGCCCGGCTGTTGGGTCAGTGGAATGACGGTGCGGCCCTTCACCCGTCGGGGCTTGAGCCGGACCCCGGGGTTCAGCTGCAGCCACACCCTTCCGGGCACCGTAGGTGCCCTGGTTGTTCTCGGTGTGAACCCGCCGAATCGCTTCGAGCAGGGACGCATCCCGCACCGCGGCCGGCCGCTGCTGGACCGGCGGGCGGCGTGCTCGTAGTAGGTGGACGGGGCGATCCGCAGACCAGGTGCTCGGACAGGACTTTGCAGATCGGCTCGACTCCCCACCGCAGACCGCCGGCCTCCCGATGGTCCGCGTGGCGGCGGATGAACTCCGCGATCAGTGGGACGGCCGGTCGAGCTCGGCCGCGAAGAAAGGCCGACGCCGCCTTCAGGATCGCATTGGCGCGCTTGAGTTCTGCGTTCTTCCGCCGCACACCGGGCGCAGCTCGGCCGACTCCTCGGAGGAGGTGCCGACCCGGGTCCCGGTGTCGACCTCGGCCTGCCGCACCCACTTACGGACCGTTTCCGCGGTGCCGACCCCGAGTAGCTCGGCCACCCGGCTCATCGCCGCCCACTCCGACTCGTGCTCACCCGCGATCTCCGCGACCATCCGCACCGCCCGCTGCTTGAGCTCCTGCGGGTACCGCCTCGTTGAAACTCCCGGCATGACTCCAACCTTCCCAAGCTCTGGAGTCTCCGGACATGCCGGGGGATTCACGCCGCGCCTTGAAGAGCTTATGGGTCTAGGTTGTCGACGCGCTGCATCGGTCGGCGTGCATGTACCGGTCCAGACCGGATGTTGTTGACTGTCAATGTCTCTCGCGCCGGGGTTGTCGCGCGGAGGTTCCGACGATCGGCGGAGGCATATCATTGGAGGTCGGGTCCTGGCCTGGGTTGTGCCCGTGGGGAAGGGGTGCGTCATGCCGTGGTGGGCGTGGGTGATCGTTGTGTTGGTGGTCGTCGTCGTGGCGGTGGGTGGCTTTCTGGTGGTTCAGGCCCGGCGTCGGGCGGGTGGGGTGATCATTAGTGATCCCGGACCCCGGGATACCCGATGAGTGTCCTGTTGCGATCCAGTGAGATCACCACGCTGCCGGTCGTCACCGTCGGCGGTGAGGACGTCGCGCAGATCAAGGACGTCGTGTACGCCGCGCACGGCGGCCGGGTGGGCGGGTTCACCCTCAACGGCCGCGGCGTGTTCGCCGGCCCGCTGAGGACGGCTCTGCCGTGGTCGAATGTGGTGGGGTTGGGCCCGGATGCGGTGATCATCCAGGACGAGGACGCGCTGGAGCCGATCGAGCGGGTGCTGTCGGCCCAGGGGTCGGGCGGATCGCCCGGTGACATCCTGGGTTCGCAGGTGCTGACCGAAGACGGGACCGCGTTGGGGGTGGTGGTCGACGTGGTTGTTCAGATCACCGGTGGCGGGACCAGTCAGGCCGATGTGGTGGGTTATGAGATCGACCCGTCGGAGGTGTCCGGCCCGGGCAGTAACCGGATGTTGATTCCGTTGCCGGACGCCCTGTCCGCGTCCGGTGAGCATCTGATGGTGCCGTCCGCGGCGCGGGCGTTCGTGACCGATGACCTGGCCGGGTTCGGTGCTGCGGTCGACGATTTCCGGGCGCAACTGAGAGGCCGACGGTGATGCTGTTCTCCGAGGCCACCGGCCGCAAGGTGGTCAGCACCGAAACCGCGACCAGCGTCGGGGTAGTCGCCGACTATGTGGTCGATCCGACCCTGCCGGGGGTGGTCGCGTTGACCCTGGCCAAGACGGCCGGCCAGGGCAGCACCCTGCCCTGGCCCGGTATCACCGCGTTCGGGGCGGACGCGGTCACGGTGAGCACCGCGGCGGCCGTCGTCGCGCCGGACGCCCGCTTGGTCGAACTCGCCGGTAAGTCCCATGCCCTGGTGGGTAAGCGGGTGCTGTCGACGGCGGGGGTTGCCCTGGGGTCGGTGCTGGACGTCGATTTCGATCCCGGTTCCGGCCGGCTGGCTGCTTTGCTTTTGGCGGGCGGTCCGATCGACGC
This genomic window from Nakamurella multipartita DSM 44233 contains:
- a CDS encoding ester cyclase — protein: MNTDRNKAVIARIDALGNGDADLAELDELCQPNLVNHALAPNMPVGLEGTRRFLERARREQNPARWTWSALVAENDYVVQFGEREQHWPGGSFRGFDTSPGMLRRDCAFAYRLVDGRLAERWAIRDDLAMLIQLGAITPTGDR
- a CDS encoding PRC-barrel domain-containing protein, producing MLFSEATGRKVVSTETATSVGVVADYVVDPTLPGVVALTLAKTAGQGSTLPWPGITAFGADAVTVSTAAAVVAPDARLVELAGKSHALVGKRVLSTAGVALGSVLDVDFDPGSGRLAALLLAGGPIDATRLLGVGSYAAIVRA
- a CDS encoding integrase core domain-containing protein gives rise to the protein MADSPPGGSPMHGLLDDEVAAVLALFDEWGETDRSHRKLAHRGSYLGRVWVSPSTVRRVLFLADKHFRPLPKPGRSSKRPFPEWAEYKPNSLWIYDTTHFTRAGMAVLIVEDLVSRKWLSTVVSAEETSTQVQVGFTRALHAEGLLQLVDARHDDGRVDLGVDDEHRPILLAISDNGPQMTSGSTREFMALCAIAQHFGRPGTPTDQAWIESLNGHLKAEYPHLLAIRDPATLRAELDQVRAHYNGVRLHQGIGYVCPNDEHQGRGAQIRKARQAGLETARQRRLTWHREHRNDQHQPPAPEPDDVG
- a CDS encoding PRC-barrel domain-containing protein; amino-acid sequence: MSVLLRSSEITTLPVVTVGGEDVAQIKDVVYAAHGGRVGGFTLNGRGVFAGPLRTALPWSNVVGLGPDAVIIQDEDALEPIERVLSAQGSGGSPGDILGSQVLTEDGTALGVVVDVVVQITGGGTSQADVVGYEIDPSEVSGPGSNRMLIPLPDALSASGEHLMVPSAARAFVTDDLAGFGAAVDDFRAQLRGRR
- a CDS encoding sulfite exporter TauE/SafE family protein, producing MVVLVAILAGALIGLSLGALGGGGSILTVPALVYLVGMDTRAATTGSLVIVGVTAVVGMLAHRRDGHVRMLQGVVFGLVGAAGAVAGTRLSLAVAPEVLLAGFSVLMLAVAGIMLTRRRVPAGSGGPSMAERIPLDVPIITFKPRFICACPRAAKVVVAALAVGLMTGFFGVGGGFLVVPALVLALDFPMPVAVGTSLLVIAMNSATSLVARAGSGLEIDWTVIALFTGAAVIGSLLGARIVTKVRPQTLQIAFAGLIIAVGLYTAARSFPALLG